A region of the Micropterus dolomieu isolate WLL.071019.BEF.003 ecotype Adirondacks linkage group LG10, ASM2129224v1, whole genome shotgun sequence genome:
GGCGAGGTGAGGAGGCTGGGACCCCTGGGGACCCCTAGATCACAGCCATGCTAATGAGGGGCTGCTTTGCCGGCAGCAGAGGTGTCAGCTAACCCCTGACAGGTGCAAACACGCATACTCCCAGGGCTTGTGCCTGCGCGTGCACGTGTGTGTTGCGAGAGTGTGTGGGAGGGGCTGCAGGGGCAGGTTTGTGTCCCAGTGGCCTAGCCTGCGGGCGGCTTTGTTCTGTATGCAAAGATGTCGCCGTGGCGTTCTGTTGCCCTTGATGGAATGCAGGAGCAGTACAGCGAACCTGAACCCCAGGAATGCTGCAGTGCACAGACACAtagatttacacacacacatacacacacatgcacacacatgtgaCATCTACTGTAGCAGATCCTTTGCTTCACCTCCTTGTTAACAACCAGAATCTGCACTCTGTCTTCTGTTTCTACCGTAAAGTGACATTATTCTACACACTCCAAACTTTGCTCCCTGGATGTAATGTTTTTCACCCTGTCTGCTGTTGAACTGTCCATGCCAAATGAACGCAGCACAGCGGAGTAGTTGGTGGGCTGGCGTTCAAATGTTACTTATTTTCAAttatgattttttccccctgagcTTTGTGAGAGTTAATTTGGCATCAGTGAGCATTCATTACTATCCACTCACAGTTCACTGTcagctgagaagctccagtttGCCCATCTTGTCAAAGGCTGAGCCTGTGGATTTTTGTTATTCTTCTGTGGTCTTATTATAAGTCCCTCTGGATTAGAGTATCTGATAAAGGCCCCAAAATGTAAGTGTAATGTAAATGGAGGGAGCTCATGCTTCTAAAATATAACTCAAACTCCGTCTGGAAGGAGGGCATATGTGAATTCCTaaattaaacacaaatccacatgtCTGCACCATACGCCTGTTGTCTACTTCACCCCAGCCAAGCTCACACCAACTTTTCTTTGCTGGCCATATGCAAACAGTCAATACCATGGCTCCCCTTCATTCACTGGCATtttgtttgtactttttaagGCAAAATAATGACTATAAAAGGCAATCTGGAAAGAATAAAATCTGATGTAAAGCTCAGATCTTGGTCCCTGAAGACTGGGTTAATTGGCCCGGTGGTTTAGTAAAAAAACCAAccaaggagagaaggagagcaTTATTACTGGCCCACCTCAGCCCCATGCATGTGCCAATGTTTTAATAACTTCCTCCAGGCCTCCTGGCCCTTAGCCCTCGTTTTGTTGCACAGGACAAAGAGCTGCCCTCCTAAGCTGGTCTTAGGTCTGTATTGAGTTCTTCTGCTTCATGGGAAAGTCTGCCTAGGTGGACACCTGGGCAGAAATATAACTGTAAACTCAAAGATTCAGACTATTTCAAGGGAATGCCACCACACTATAGCATGTACAAGAAGGAAGTAGTGctagaaaaatgacaaaaaatggcTAATTTCAGTTCATAATGCAGTACCGTGTTACAGAATCCTGCTGTGACTCCATTTCAGTTAACCTTTCGTTTCAGTCACATTCactgaacagtgtgtgtgtgtgtgtgtgtgtgtgtgtcagtacgtgtgtgtgtgtctgtgtgcatatgGTGCACCAGAGTAAATTGGACGATTAGGTCCAGCATCAGTGGCTGCGTGGAGAGGAGAATGTAACTATTCTAACTGGTAGTTGACCTTGGTGGTCAGCAGTGGAGGGGTCCCTGCCTGCGTGTCAGGCAGACGACTGTGATTACCACAAACTGAAGCATGACACGGCCCACCGTGATTCTTTAATGAAGGCTTTTATTGGCTGGAGCACTGAGCAGCGACAACATTCAGACTCTTGCAgcatgtgtgcaagtgtgtgagagaggaaagAACGGAGTGAGGAGGTCTGCGACTTAATGGGTGCATATCTCTGTGTGTCTATGCGTGTGCATGTCCTAGAGAATGACGAAGTTTCTGTGATGTTACATGGGATGTTTTGCATCTAGCAATTTGGGTTTACCGCTCACCTTTTCATCGGCTTGAAGCAGAAAAGTCCAAATTTGGGCTACCAGAAGAAatgtgggtggagctgaggtgacatGAGAAAACCGCAGCTCAGCGTGATAGTCTGAAAGAACTGTCAATCCCCATCATACACTTCTCGAGGCTTTAATGTCCTCTTGATGAATAGCTAAATTTCAAATTCTTGCCAAGATGCACAATAAAAGAAATTTATTGAGTTTgtgcaaaatacaaaatgaatcTACTTTCATATTGAAAGAGAAACCATGTTGAACCTGCATCTAGCAGCCATTAGAGATATTGCAGAGGTATGCTTTCGTATTGCCTTCAACATCCGGTGTGTGATTGTGTATggaagtgtgtgtctgtcattctgtctgtctgtctatctatttatctatctatcttatTTGCTATTCTAGTACTCCCCCCATTGCTTGTTTGGGAAATTGATGAAATTTGTCTTTGCCATCATTAGGCAGCAGCCATCAGCTGCCACTCTGTTAGCTGCCACGCTCCCTTTAACAGCATATGGCACAGCTGTGTAAGATATGACAAGATGCAAATGTGTAGTGGTGATGGGGTAGAAGGTTGTGGGGGTTGTGGTAAATTATTGGGTAGCTTGTATTGATGAGGCCATGTGCAGGCcaaaatacagataaaagaaaaaaaacacaatttctccCACTCTCATGTCTTCATTTCATATTGATCCTCGTGTGTCGATGAGATTACAAAGCTCCCAAGTCTATAGACCCCTCTTGGTCCGTGGGAGCTTGTAAATACCCTCTGGTGTATGCGTGTGTATGTGCGACTGCCCAAGCACGTCTGGCCCTTAAAGTCCCTCCACCTCTCTTCTtaccccctctcctcctcctcttcccttccctctctcgctctcttctcCCCATCCAAGCTGTTAAGCTGTCCAGCTCTCTACTGCCAAACGGCCGTGTGAAGCCTCGCCAAACTAAACACGGGCAGGCAGCCCGCCACTCgccccacacatacacacagccatACAGGCACAAAAATATAATCCACATACATGTCCACattcatgcacatacacacgctCCTACACAGCCGTTAGTAGCAGGAGTCAGGTCATGTCCCACCCCACACAAACAGTAAGAGAGACGGTTATACCAGAGCCCCGCTAAtagcagagaaaaacagacagaatcaGTAAATGAGCCCCTCATTAACTTTTTCTGACCCTGTCTCCCCTGGGGAAAGCCAAACCAATCACACCGCCAAATCAGCTTCCTGTACTAGACACTGATCCAACATCAGCTTTCACTCATCTGCTCTGCACggtacaagtgtgtgtgtgtttgtgtgtgtgcgtgagtgaaTTTGTGAGTGTACTGAGGTGTGCTGTGAGAAGGGCGGGAGACAAAAAgggaaagtgaaaagaaaatattgctACGGATGTATCTGTatctgaatgtgtgttttacatTCCATGACAATGGGTGACTTTGAGGCAGTCAGCCATCTTAAGGGCTCATTTGCTTGATCACTTAAGACTTTGGGCAAAAGTAacttctctgtctttgttttctcccTCCGGGCTCCAAGCTTTGGGACCACTGTACCAACTTGACTCCACTTGCGGTAGCCGCTGATGATAAAATAGATGCAGATGCCTTGCAAGGGAACACAAGACTGTGGAAATGCCTCTTCAACGCTGGTCTGTGTTGAATTAAATGAAGCCCAACTGAAGCACTTTTTTATGACTCACAAGCAGGCTGACAGGGCCGTGCCACAGTGACTGATAGATTCATTTGGCATTATTAAGTCATGCCATTTAAAGGGGCGATTTGTCAGTGAGTGACGtacagtttttgtgtgtgtatgtgtgtgcagccACCACAGCTCACTTTACTGTACTTGTTATTACACCAGTGACGTAGAGCTTTATTTAATGTGGATGCTGTGTTAAGACCAGAGGGGTCTTTACTGTTTACACATTGTCTCCATCACCTCTCCTGTCTCCCCTTTTGTGtatctctctttccctctaaTGCCACatctccaccccccccccccccccccctctcccatatttccttttttcccccattggTGTGTTTTCTTTCCATTGCTGCCTCCACTGTCTCCATATGGAAATGACAGAGTAGACGAGATGGATCTGTATATTAAAGCCTAGCTGACATTAGAATTAGCATAATGTGTCATGGCCTTAGGGCAGTACCTGCCATCTGCATTAGCCTgtagacacatgcacacacacacagtcaaagcCCATGAAAAACCCtcatacacagacacaagcagaaATTAATATAACTGTGCCTTTTAAGTACAATTCATGTTCTTAAACTCTTCACATGTTCACATATGTTATTTACAAACATGGAGGCATAGTAATATGCTGGTGTAaattgtaaatttttttttgcatattttatttggatttgGTTTTTACAATTTTGTCTTTCTCTTGGCCCACAGATAAAGATGAGCCATCCAGCTACATCTGCACTACCTGTAAGCAGACCTTCACCAGCGCCTGGTTCCTGCTTCAGCATGCCCAGCACACTCATGGCATCCGCATCTACCTGGACAACCACCCTGTCAACTGCTCCCTCACTCCCCGCATGGCTCTCCCTCCACCCCCATGCACTGATGCCCTGCCCCGCTCTCCTCTCCCCACTTTCCTTGGTGACACCAACAACCCATTCCACCTTCTCCGCATGGCTGCACCCTTGCTCAGGGAACACCCCCCTCCCCCGGGGTATATGGAGACCCGCCTGCCTGCAACGCCACCCTTTATGAGCCCTCCACCGCCCCCTAGACCCCCTTTAGAGAGGCTGGGCCCAGAGGAGATGGGGCTGCTGTCCCAGCACCCCAGTGCCTTTGAGAGGGTGATGCGGATGACCCCCATGGAGCCTCCTTCCATGGACTTCTCCCGACGTCTGAGGGAACTGGCAGGCAACACGACCAACAATGGGGGGCCCACACCTCCTCTTTCACCCAACCGCGTGCCACCCATGCACCGCCTGCTGAGTCCAACGCTTTTCCAGCCTGGCTCCAAGCCCCCTGCATTTCTCACATATGCCCCGCAGCCACCCACTTCTCAGGGGGGACACGGTTCTTCCAGCCCTCCTGACAGCCAGGGACAGAATCAGACCCCTGGGAAATCCAAATCCTGTGAGTTCTGTGGCAAGATTTTCAAGTTCCAGAGCAACCTGATCGTCCACAGACGCAGTCACACAGGAGAGAGGCCATACAAGTGTCATCTATGTGATCACGCCTGCTCCCAGGCCAGCAAACTTAAGAGGCACATGAAGACACATATGCACAACAAGTCTGGTTCCATGAGTGGCTCCCCAGAACAGGGAAAcagaggtgagggaggagaaggTGAAGAGAAGAGTAGGGAGGGGGATTCCAGAGGGATGGACAAtgacgaggaggaggatgaagaagaggaagaagaagaggaggaagaggaagaggaggaagaactGAGGAATGGTCGGCCAGATTCCAACTTAAGCGAGGACTCCCAGGAGTTCAGCCAGAACAGGGAGAACGGCCCCAGACAGTCTCCTGAGGAGAAACCCCTGAGCAGGGATAGAGTAAATGATAGTGGCGGGGTGGGCATCATGCACCAGTTCAACCATCTGGACAATCACCTTAGACTTAATCCTAACAAGAGAAGCCTGGAGAGACAACCTAACGGAGATGCCGGAGAGAGGGGtgaagcagaaagagaaagagagaatgagagggAGCAGGACAGAGAGCGAGATGAGCGGGAGGACCACAGGCCTGTGATGAACGGCAGGATCAGTGTATCTGAGGCAGACTCCTTCCCTGGCCTGTTCCAGCGTCGGCCCACCCCCATCACCAGCCCGAGCCCCTCCAACAACAAGAGGATCAAGATAGAGAAGGAACAGCTGGAGCTTCCCCCAACCATACCCCTTATCTCCCCGGAGAATGTCTACTCTCAGCTCCTGGCTGGCTACGCTGCTTCACGCCACTTCATCAGAGAACCCTTCTTGGGATTCACAGATTCCCGTCAGTCGCCGTTCGGCACCTCCTCTGAGCACTCCTCGTCAGAGACGGGAAGCCTCCGCTTTTCCACCCCACCTGGGGAGCTGATGGAAGGGGGGAGCGCCTCGGGCCGTAGTGGCAGCAGTACTCCTCACCTCCTGCGGGGACCTGGACCCGGCAGGCCCCCGAGCTCtaaggagaggaggagtgacACCTGCGAGTACTGTGGCAAGGTGTTCAAGAACTGCAGCAACCTGACAGTGCACCGACGCAGCCACACAGGCGAACGGCCCTACAAGTGCGACCTGTGCAGCTACGCCTGTGCCCAGAGCTCCAAGCTGACACGCCACATGAAGACCCACGGGCAATTTGGGAAGGAGGTGTACCGCTGCGACATCTGCCACATGCCCTTCAGCGTCTACAGCACGCTGGAGAAACACATGAAGAAATGGCATGGCGAACATTTGATGGCCAGTGAGGTCAAACTGGAGCAGGCGGACAGAGGTTAAGCCAGCAACCATTAGTTATACAGCCTACATTGTACACAAgccaacacgcacacacacatacacaaaatcacacacacatacaaaatccACGTAACCACTTCTTCAGCTATGGGGCATAGCTGGATAATCTCTCTCTTAAAGATTTTTGAGACTGATTGAtgttcatctttttttcttgtcacAGAAACTGCCACCTGAGAATATAAACAAAGGGAAACTTTAATGAGAACTTGTCTGGAATGCCCATCTTGGTGTTTCTTGGCAAACTGTCTGAGGATTTTATCAGTTAGGAATCCATGGAGCCTTTCTACTGTGCaataatttctgtatttattggATTTTTGTAATGATATTTGGCATGTGCAGGTACATCTTTGTGGGATTTCATATGGAGTTAGTTTTGAAATGtgctaaaacatttttttttctaaaatgcgATAACTGGAAAGAAGTCACCCTTAATacaaattatcttttttttttcctttaaggAATCTTATTATCACGTGAGAATAAAAATTGTGTGAAGCGGTTagcttttaaaagtaaaaatatttgttttctatATTAACTGCAGCAGCGGACTACAATCCATTCCCTCACACAGGCCTAAAGCACTGAATGTCAGCCTGACTATAAAACATTATGTTGGGTTTTAAAAATCCAACATTATCTTAGAGACCTGATAAGttacttttaatttattcagGGAAATTTTGTCCTCTTAAACATTGGCATGTGAATAACGTCAAAATGCAGTTACTGTATTGCTGTCCTTGCTTCAGTTAGGACATAAATAAAGGTTGCACTTAATGGAGGTACCCTTAACTGATGCTCAGTACATTCCCAATGTAGGATTAAACCACATATTTAATATGTTGAATAAGTTAAGACTACTTGTGATTAATGTGAGAAGGAGAACAGTCCTGTTTATTGTTTGtaaatatattctttttttaaaatatgttaaagtAGCCCCAACTGTACGTGAAAAATGGCCTAAAACTTAACAATCAGAAGACCAGCTGCTTGCATCATCCACAGTATATACTAAGTGTAACTACCATTCATTATTGCTTTATCAGACCCACTTGATTATCTCCCCCACTCCCTCACCCCAGATGTGCTTACTCAAAGGCAATTTGTTAAACTAAAGCTACTTCAACAATTGTAACACTTTCTAAATCATTCTCAATCTCCCTCTCGTGTCTGGCGTGGCATCCCTCACTGACCCAGGTTGACTTCCCGTGTCCCCTTAGGATCCACAAAATGGTTTCAAATGAAATTCATATCAATGTGTGTTGGCGTGTGTGTTCTTCTCTCCGCAGCGTGCTTTAAGCCTCTCTCCGACGGCGTCTTTTCACAGTTCACTAGCTCAGATTCATGCATTAGAGCGGCTTTTAAAAGGAAGCCTGTTCATTCGCCTCACAAAGTGATATGGATTTAACTCCCAGTAACAGATTTTGAGACAGTGTGCATGTTCGTGACTTTTGGGGATTatggtttttattttctgcatcgTTCATCCTGAAATGAATCTGGTAGGGGAGGGCTATATGAGTTATGATAATTCTGAGCACAGCTGCAATGGGGGATGGCCGGGCGACCTTGAGTAGGGGCTATTCgtattgtaaaaatgaaagATTGGAACTGAGAAATGAAGAAGTGTGAGAAAgaaatggagggagagagagcaagacCTTGACTAGGGAGAAGAGTCATTCAAATGAAATTGGAAGCATATGAAACGTATTTTTTTTTTCGGTATCCAAATGCACAGCTACTGGCCACATCTTATAACGGACCATCAGAGTGAGACAGAACGAGCATGAAAGGGAGGGAGACAGCAAAGCCACATGAAAGGAGATTGAGACTACATCTTTCATTTGAGTTCTGCAATTTTCAGTCATCAAAATCATCTTCACTTGAAAGTTTGACCTGCTTTTTTGGCCCATTGTCAGGTTTTATCTGCGCcattttgttttgacagaaaaaGGATTATACTGTATCTTGAATGCAAATTCctctttttgtgattttgtttttaaggaATTGATGTTTAGGTCACAGCAGCTCTCCATAAGCTATTCAGTCACCGCAGTATATTTTAGTGAATTAACACAATGGGAACGGCTGAAGAGCTGCTTTCAACTTGCATTACACATCTCGATGCATGAGTGCAAAAATCAAGATCCTGAACGCACGCTGTATTCATTCCAGGAAAACTCAGATCAGAGTTAGGCCAAAATGAGCCATACCACTATGAAATATGTCACATTCAAATGATGAACAGTGGAACCCTGACAGAGATCAAAATCATACATGGACATTCAGTCTTACAATATGTTTACAGTGTTGAAGTATGCCATTAATGAAATACTCTGTGTAAGTGTTTGAGATGATAATAAAGTATTGTTTTCTCCAATGTTCTTACAAATGTTTTGAATGCCATAGCAGTTTTGTATGATTATCCTGGTGGAGGGATTTTATCTTCATGAATATGTTAATGTATGATTACTTGTTCACTGTATGGGAAGAcaatttttgaaatgtaatattGCGGAATCATGccagattatattttttttctaacaAGAGTGGTGCCATTATTGACTTTTGGTCtctttaatctttatttttaattttttttttaatttaactttaaatttttctttttgaatgaGTTTCTTGATGTTGGTTTGGCGAAGCTATCCTTCAtggatgtaaaaacaaaacgattttttaaaaataattagaaGAATGAGAGGATCATAAAGGGAGAACCTTCGGCAGGGGAATACAATACTTTGTGCAGGAATGCTTTTCCAAATCAATTTTATGAGACATTCATGAACATTATGTTTTTCCTCATGGTTGGTTGAAGGTCTTGTGATGGCACTTACAACTgtaattttaaatacattttcattttcacttttcacaacTTTCACTTACAATCTTTGTACAAAATAGTTTCCTTGGTCTTTTTTTGAGAGGGAGGAGTGCATCATTGTGAAAAAAGTGATTTCAGAACAGTACACATCTGCTGTTTTGAGcatatatgtatttttgtaatgtgtTGAAAAATCAATACAAGAAAGCCAACACTTCAATAAATGTTGCAATTGCTCTATGATTGAAGCAACTTTTCATTTTGATCATTTCATGTTCCTTTTCTTCTACCAATGCACTTCATCACAGATATTGGAACAGCTATACACTGTAGGTACATAATAAAGTGTGTAAACAAAACTCTATTGTTGCTATAGCACCATTCCAGCCTATTCCTCGTAGATGACCCCAAAGGgtaaactgatttaaaaaaacaaaaaatcatttTCTGTAAAGGGTTGAGCAAAAACTACAACGTTTCTTTAGCCGACATATGAATTTAAAAACTGAACAGAAATTGCTGTATCTTTACATCCCACACAAGCGAATCATGCAATTATATGCTATCAACGATTTTACATACAAACCATCAGAAATAATCTGATGTTGGCTTTAGGGTGTGGAACCTTGTTTTATTGCCAACTGCCAGCCATGACTGTCTGATCCACGCAGGGTGTAAACTTAAAAAGATATGCCATTaaaaaatttattcattttgtataTTGTGGAATTTAGTGTGCAAGAGCAGAGCTTGTGAAAAGACCTACCATTTTAACATAGGCACATTTAGAGTCTTTGAAGCAGGATAATGTACAAGAAGTCTTCTAGAGTTTGATCAACAAAAATGGCTATTGCatactgttaaatgttaaaacaaggACTCATCTCCTACAAACATGTTTTAGCATTTCTGCAATGGAGAAGAGCTGAGAGGACCACAAGATAGCTGGACACATTCACAATCAAAATGGATAATAATGGGTTTATCCTGCTTCCTTGCTTTGGTCTGGATCAATTTTAACACTGTGTGATAACTTTAAACTCCTTCATTCACACAGATGCTGTCTTGTGTTAAGATGGAGTGGCTTTCTTAGCTACAGTAGGTGCATTTTCAAAGCCTCGAGCTTGTTGAAAAAATCCCTCTAAATTTTGTTCAAAACCTTAAAGTTGGGttgactgtggctcaggagatagagcgggtcgCCCACTGATCGGAAGGTCGGCCCTCGAATCTgtatgttgaagtgtccttgggcaaccccaaattgctcctaaAGGCTTGCCATCCGTGTATGAATGGGGTGTATGTGACATGTAGTTTAAAGTGCTGTGAGTGTTTAGAACAGtccatttatcattttaatcagCAGCTGCAAAGTCACATTTTTTAACACTCAAATGTAAGCCAGATAACATGAGTCCAgtgtaataaaacatataaataaaactgccCTAAGTACGTGTCAGTCATTAGAGGGAATGTAAACTGCAGAAGATGTTGGATAGCACCAGTGTGATGTAAAGGTCTCTGAGTTGATGTTTTTATGGTTGAAATTCAAGAAATACCTATCATGTTGTCAGTGAGGAATCTTGCCAG
Encoded here:
- the bcl11bb gene encoding B-cell lymphoma/leukemia 11B, with product MSRRKQVNPQHLSLTHRETIQAEANHDSGAGSPSPAPSTPSPQRVGPGEHDLLTCGQCQTNFPLGDILVFIEHKRRLCRGPRSGPGSFSKPGENGGVTGISISPRARSLELGRGSIPVEVGVQVTPSGEEDVQRRLTPARGICPKQERGDKDEPSSYICTTCKQTFTSAWFLLQHAQHTHGIRIYLDNHPVNCSLTPRMALPPPPCTDALPRSPLPTFLGDTNNPFHLLRMAAPLLREHPPPPGYMETRLPATPPFMSPPPPPRPPLERLGPEEMGLLSQHPSAFERVMRMTPMEPPSMDFSRRLRELAGNTTNNGGPTPPLSPNRVPPMHRLLSPTLFQPGSKPPAFLTYAPQPPTSQGGHGSSSPPDSQGQNQTPGKSKSCEFCGKIFKFQSNLIVHRRSHTGERPYKCHLCDHACSQASKLKRHMKTHMHNKSGSMSGSPEQGNRGEGGEGEEKSREGDSRGMDNDEEEDEEEEEEEEEEEEEEELRNGRPDSNLSEDSQEFSQNRENGPRQSPEEKPLSRDRVNDSGGVGIMHQFNHLDNHLRLNPNKRSLERQPNGDAGERGEAERERENEREQDRERDEREDHRPVMNGRISVSEADSFPGLFQRRPTPITSPSPSNNKRIKIEKEQLELPPTIPLISPENVYSQLLAGYAASRHFIREPFLGFTDSRQSPFGTSSEHSSSETGSLRFSTPPGELMEGGSASGRSGSSTPHLLRGPGPGRPPSSKERRSDTCEYCGKVFKNCSNLTVHRRSHTGERPYKCDLCSYACAQSSKLTRHMKTHGQFGKEVYRCDICHMPFSVYSTLEKHMKKWHGEHLMASEVKLEQADRG